Proteins encoded by one window of Geobacter sp. DSM 9736:
- a CDS encoding ATP-binding protein, translating to MNDVTVRPAASIARQLFKAVLGVSTVLTLLFTGVQATYDYRASLRSINDRFEQIKRTNSPGISTALWGFDRQTLVSQAEGILHFPHIKYVEIRGNGAVIAAAGQRVSGESLTKEFALSYEYNGRPLSVGVLHLEADTSEIIRDIVRNIAGKFPFQFLSIALTSIFLLLMFNRLVTRHIVTAATHFRTFDVDGGASSLVLQKKDRGDELDVLAEAFNTLQERLATSYLHLRESEQRFKLATASGKLGVWDWDVRNDAMVWDERMLELYDISPGRFSGVVGDWVNSLHPDDKERMLAECRAALNGEGEFDTAFRVCRPDGTVRHIKANGVVIRESDGQAKRMIGINADITDQVRAQEERQTFETQLQQAQKMESVGRLAGGVAHDFNNMLSVILGRAELGLRHLPEDHPAHAQLAEICKTAQRSAELTRQLLAFARKQAVSPKVLDLNETISIMLKMLQRLIGEDIHLSWNPAPQLWQVRIDPSQIDQILANLCVNARDAIENSGRITIETENCRIDSDCCVTNAEATPGDYVRLTVSDNGIGMDPETRAHAFEPFFTTKALGKGTGLGLATVYGAVRQNNGFITVVSEPGRGTTFSVYLPRHEGSMKQPAERSPAPVPCGRETILLVEDEPAILEVSAKLLQEQGYAVIQAGTPEEAIQLATDQMDKIDLLMTDVIMPEMNGRDLANRLLTTHPGMKRLFMSGYTADVIAHHGVLDEGVHFIEKPFTLSALAAKVREVLDAETEPG from the coding sequence CACCGTTCTGACGCTTCTCTTCACAGGCGTTCAGGCCACCTACGACTATCGCGCAAGCCTCAGGTCGATCAATGATCGTTTCGAGCAGATAAAAAGAACGAATTCTCCAGGCATATCGACCGCGCTGTGGGGATTCGACCGGCAAACGCTGGTCTCGCAAGCCGAAGGCATACTCCACTTCCCGCATATAAAATACGTCGAGATCCGTGGCAACGGTGCCGTTATCGCAGCGGCCGGCCAAAGGGTCAGCGGAGAATCCCTGACGAAGGAATTCGCGTTGTCCTACGAGTACAACGGGCGCCCCCTCTCAGTGGGAGTCCTGCACCTTGAAGCGGACACCTCGGAAATAATCCGGGATATCGTCAGGAACATTGCCGGGAAATTTCCCTTTCAGTTCCTCTCCATCGCGCTTACCTCGATTTTCCTCCTACTGATGTTCAACCGTCTGGTGACAAGGCATATAGTCACAGCCGCCACCCACTTTCGCACTTTCGATGTAGATGGCGGAGCCTCCTCCCTGGTCCTCCAGAAAAAGGATCGGGGCGATGAGCTCGACGTCCTGGCTGAGGCCTTCAACACGCTGCAGGAACGGCTCGCCACCTCCTATCTCCACCTCCGAGAGAGCGAGCAGAGGTTCAAGCTCGCCACTGCTTCCGGAAAGCTGGGCGTATGGGACTGGGATGTCAGGAACGATGCGATGGTATGGGATGAGCGGATGCTGGAGCTGTACGATATCTCACCCGGCCGATTCTCCGGTGTAGTCGGCGACTGGGTGAACAGCCTGCACCCCGACGACAAGGAGCGGATGCTCGCGGAGTGCCGGGCGGCATTGAACGGAGAAGGTGAATTCGACACCGCTTTCCGGGTCTGCCGCCCCGACGGAACGGTGCGCCACATTAAGGCGAACGGTGTGGTGATAAGGGAATCAGATGGCCAGGCCAAGCGAATGATCGGCATAAACGCCGATATTACTGACCAGGTACGTGCCCAGGAAGAAAGACAAACCTTCGAGACACAACTTCAGCAGGCGCAAAAGATGGAATCCGTCGGAAGGCTTGCGGGCGGGGTCGCCCACGACTTCAACAACATGCTCAGCGTTATCCTCGGACGGGCCGAACTGGGGCTCCGGCACCTCCCCGAGGATCATCCCGCACATGCGCAACTTGCAGAAATTTGCAAAACGGCACAGCGTTCGGCCGAACTCACGCGGCAGTTGCTGGCCTTTGCACGAAAGCAGGCCGTATCGCCGAAAGTGCTGGACCTGAACGAGACCATTTCGATAATGCTCAAGATGCTGCAACGCCTCATAGGAGAAGACATCCATCTCTCATGGAACCCGGCGCCCCAGCTCTGGCAGGTGAGGATCGACCCGTCCCAGATCGACCAGATCCTCGCCAACCTCTGCGTCAACGCCAGGGACGCCATAGAAAACTCAGGCCGGATCACCATCGAAACCGAAAACTGCCGCATAGACTCCGACTGCTGCGTGACTAACGCGGAAGCCACTCCCGGCGACTATGTCCGGCTGACCGTCAGCGACAACGGAATCGGCATGGACCCGGAGACCCGGGCCCATGCCTTTGAACCTTTTTTCACGACAAAGGCTCTCGGAAAAGGTACCGGCCTTGGGCTTGCCACCGTCTACGGTGCCGTGAGGCAGAACAACGGCTTCATAACCGTTGTCAGCGAACCGGGAAGAGGCACCACCTTTTCCGTTTACCTCCCGCGCCATGAAGGATCCATGAAGCAGCCGGCGGAAAGGAGTCCTGCCCCGGTGCCGTGCGGACGGGAGACCATACTGCTGGTGGAAGACGAGCCCGCTATCCTTGAAGTGTCCGCTAAACTCCTCCAGGAGCAGGGATATGCCGTCATTCAGGCCGGCACCCCGGAGGAGGCCATACAACTCGCCACCGATCAGATGGATAAAATCGACCTGCTCATGACGGACGTGATAATGCCGGAGATGAACGGCCGTGATCTTGCCAACCGCCTGCTGACGACCCATCCCGGAATGAAGCGGTTGTTCATGTCCGGATACACCGCAGATGTCATTGCCCACCACGGAGTACTGGATGAAGGCGTGCACTTCATAGAGAAACCATTCACCTTGAGCGCTCTGGCTGCAAAAGTGCGTGAAGTGCTTGACGCCGAAACGGAACCGGGTTAA
- a CDS encoding O-acetylhomoserine aminocarboxypropyltransferase/cysteine synthase family protein, translating into MNPNWKIDTVAVQGGYEPQSGEPRILPIIQSTTFKYDSAEHVTRLFDLEEAGFFYTRLANPTTDGFEKKIAQMEGGVGAMATSSGQAATTLAIMNICQAGQHIVTASTLYGGTYNLFAVTLPKMGIEVTFVDPELPAEEIKKAFRPNTRCLFAETIGNPGLNVLDFEKFARIANEMQAPLIIDNTFGTPYLCRPFEHGAHIVIHSATKYIDGHATSVGGVIVDGGTFDWSCGRFPELTEPDVSYHGLEYVKAFGPLAYIVKARVQLMRDLGTPPGPFNSFLFNLGLETLHLRMQRHSDNALAVAKFLETHPLVSWVCYPGLKSHPTHDRALKYLPKGCSGVLTFGIKGGAEAGRKFMEATKLIALVVHVGDARSCVLHPASTTHRQLSEEQQTSSGVKPDLIRLSIGIEDAGDIVADIDQALRASQ; encoded by the coding sequence ATGAATCCGAACTGGAAAATAGACACAGTCGCCGTGCAGGGTGGTTACGAGCCGCAGTCGGGGGAACCGCGGATCCTCCCCATCATTCAGAGCACCACCTTCAAGTACGACAGCGCCGAACATGTCACCAGGCTGTTCGATCTGGAAGAAGCGGGGTTCTTCTATACACGGCTGGCGAACCCTACAACTGACGGGTTCGAGAAAAAAATCGCCCAGATGGAAGGCGGGGTGGGCGCCATGGCGACGTCGTCGGGCCAGGCCGCTACGACCCTCGCCATCATGAACATCTGCCAGGCCGGGCAGCACATCGTCACCGCCAGCACACTCTACGGCGGCACCTACAACCTCTTCGCAGTCACCCTGCCGAAAATGGGGATCGAAGTGACCTTCGTCGATCCCGAGCTCCCGGCGGAAGAGATCAAGAAGGCATTCCGCCCCAACACCCGCTGCCTCTTCGCCGAGACCATCGGCAACCCCGGCCTCAATGTTCTCGACTTCGAGAAGTTCGCCAGGATCGCCAACGAGATGCAGGCCCCGCTCATCATAGACAACACCTTCGGCACCCCGTATCTCTGCCGCCCCTTCGAGCACGGCGCCCATATCGTCATCCACTCCGCCACAAAATATATCGACGGCCACGCCACCAGCGTCGGCGGCGTCATCGTTGACGGCGGCACCTTCGACTGGAGCTGCGGCCGGTTTCCGGAGCTCACCGAGCCAGACGTCAGTTATCACGGGCTTGAGTACGTGAAGGCTTTCGGACCGCTGGCCTACATCGTAAAAGCCCGGGTCCAGCTCATGCGGGATCTTGGAACCCCTCCGGGACCCTTCAACTCCTTCCTCTTCAACCTGGGGCTGGAAACCCTGCACCTGCGCATGCAGCGCCACAGTGACAACGCACTGGCGGTAGCGAAATTCCTGGAGACCCACCCGCTGGTAAGCTGGGTCTGCTATCCGGGCCTCAAGAGCCACCCCACCCATGACCGGGCGCTGAAATACCTCCCCAAGGGGTGCAGCGGCGTGCTCACCTTCGGCATCAAAGGGGGGGCTGAGGCGGGGCGAAAATTCATGGAAGCGACCAAGCTGATCGCTCTGGTGGTGCATGTGGGGGACGCTCGAAGCTGCGTCCTGCACCCTGCCAGCACCACGCACCGTCAGCTTTCCGAGGAGCAGCAGACATCCAGCGGCGTGAAACCCGACCTGATCCGCCTGTCCATCGGCATCGAAGATGCCGGCGATATCGTCGCGGACATAGACCAGGCGCTGCGCGCAAGCCAGTAG
- a CDS encoding permease, with product MKPGWFVRGDIDGFFGLFVDNLLQLMLIAVLCTNVCGMPPDLVYGKIMPGAALSILVGNLFYAWQARRLAIATGRMDVTALPYGINTVSLIAFVFLIIAPIYFETRNPNLAWQAGLFACLAGAVLELIGAFVGDWLRKHTPRAALLSCLAGIAITFISMGFVFQIFAMPAIALVPALFVIFIYGGQVKLPLGVPGGFVAVALGVAMGWILRWAGYPFFNPSPEPYQFALHLPQTSFAEMLAFLTNGQGWKYFSVIFPMALFNVIGSLQNLESAEAAGDRFDTRSSLLVNGFGSIVAACLGNPFPTTIYIGHPGWKAMGARWGYSILNGAVITILCLIGGVTLVLKVVPLEAMIGILLWIGMIITAQAFQEVPKRHSAAVALGLMPALAAWALLLVETALRKAGASLYDIAPKFGGDLYIYGIISISQGFMLTCMILSAIMVHVVEREFLRGALWTTAAAILSFFGIIHAYVLTPAGVQNSFGIGKANGFAAAYLIAALILVLLHYYNRGRESERTGIVA from the coding sequence ATGAAACCAGGCTGGTTCGTTCGGGGAGACATCGACGGCTTCTTCGGGCTGTTCGTCGACAACCTGCTGCAGCTGATGCTCATCGCCGTCCTCTGCACCAACGTCTGCGGAATGCCCCCCGACCTCGTATACGGGAAGATCATGCCGGGGGCGGCGCTCTCCATACTCGTCGGCAACCTCTTCTACGCCTGGCAGGCGCGCAGGCTCGCCATAGCGACGGGGCGGATGGATGTCACCGCACTACCCTACGGCATCAACACCGTCAGCCTCATAGCCTTCGTTTTCCTCATCATCGCCCCCATCTACTTCGAGACCAGGAATCCGAACCTTGCCTGGCAGGCGGGGCTCTTTGCCTGCCTCGCCGGGGCGGTTCTCGAATTGATCGGCGCCTTCGTCGGGGACTGGCTCCGCAAACATACCCCCCGGGCGGCGCTCCTATCGTGCCTGGCGGGAATCGCCATCACCTTCATCTCGATGGGGTTCGTCTTCCAGATCTTCGCCATGCCGGCAATCGCCCTCGTCCCCGCCCTCTTCGTCATATTCATCTACGGAGGGCAGGTCAAGCTCCCCCTCGGTGTACCGGGAGGATTCGTCGCGGTGGCCCTGGGGGTGGCGATGGGGTGGATCCTCCGGTGGGCCGGATACCCCTTCTTCAACCCTTCGCCGGAACCGTACCAGTTCGCCCTTCATCTCCCGCAGACCTCCTTCGCCGAGATGCTCGCCTTTCTCACCAACGGCCAGGGATGGAAGTACTTCTCCGTCATATTCCCTATGGCACTCTTCAATGTGATAGGGTCGCTCCAGAACCTGGAGAGCGCCGAGGCTGCCGGCGACCGATTCGACACGAGGTCATCGCTTCTAGTCAATGGCTTCGGCTCCATCGTCGCCGCTTGCCTGGGAAACCCCTTCCCCACCACTATCTACATCGGGCACCCAGGGTGGAAAGCGATGGGGGCCAGGTGGGGATACTCGATCCTGAATGGCGCCGTTATCACGATCCTCTGCCTCATCGGCGGGGTGACCCTAGTCCTCAAGGTGGTGCCGCTGGAGGCGATGATCGGCATCCTCCTCTGGATCGGGATGATCATCACCGCCCAGGCGTTCCAGGAAGTGCCCAAGAGGCACAGCGCCGCGGTGGCGCTGGGGCTCATGCCGGCGCTAGCTGCATGGGCGCTTCTCCTGGTCGAGACGGCGCTGCGCAAGGCCGGCGCGAGCCTCTACGATATTGCGCCCAAGTTCGGCGGCGACCTCTACATCTACGGCATCATTTCGATCAGTCAGGGGTTCATGCTCACCTGCATGATTCTTTCGGCTATAATGGTACACGTGGTGGAACGGGAGTTTCTGAGGGGGGCGCTCTGGACGACTGCCGCCGCCATCCTCTCCTTCTTCGGCATCATCCACGCCTACGTCCTCACCCCCGCCGGGGTGCAGAACAGCTTCGGCATCGGGAAGGCGAACGGATTTGCGGCTGCCTACCTCATCGCAGCCCTAATCCTTGTCCTCCTCCACTACTACAACCGGGGGAGGGAATCGGAGCGGACCGGAATCGTCGCCTGA
- the corA gene encoding magnesium/cobalt transporter CorA has product MTETGTADEREAVVRSRSAKSGLPPGTLVHIGEKSDREIRISVLDYGEGRLEEREITSLKDSFYYMDTDTVTWIDVEGLHEIEIIQKLGEQGVHPLVLEDIVNTAQRPKIEDYGEYLYIVLRMLHPTDSGFRSEQVSLVTGRNFVISFQEGITGDAFRKVKERIRGNKGRIRSMGADYLAYSLIDLVVDDYFTVLEGMGERIEDLEERVLTEATTATTRVLQQLKRELIAVRRSVWPLRELLAALGRRESSLISDQVAVYLRDVYDHVVELIDTVEADREMLAGIHDIYLSTLSNRMNEIIKFLTIIGTIFIPLTFIAGVYGMNFEHMPELHWRYGYFGVLILMLLVALSLLGFFKHKKWL; this is encoded by the coding sequence ATGACCGAAACAGGAACGGCCGACGAGAGAGAGGCAGTGGTAAGAAGCCGGTCCGCCAAATCCGGTCTCCCTCCCGGGACGCTCGTCCACATCGGGGAAAAGAGCGACAGGGAGATCAGGATCAGCGTCCTGGATTACGGGGAAGGAAGGCTCGAGGAGAGGGAGATCACCTCCCTCAAGGATAGCTTCTACTACATGGACACCGACACGGTGACATGGATCGACGTCGAGGGGCTCCACGAAATCGAGATCATCCAGAAGCTCGGCGAACAGGGGGTCCATCCGCTCGTTCTCGAGGATATAGTCAACACGGCTCAGCGGCCGAAGATCGAGGATTACGGGGAGTATCTCTACATAGTCCTCAGGATGCTCCATCCCACCGACAGCGGCTTCAGAAGCGAGCAGGTGAGCCTCGTCACGGGTCGGAACTTCGTCATCTCCTTCCAGGAAGGAATAACGGGCGATGCCTTCCGCAAGGTAAAGGAGCGGATCAGGGGGAACAAAGGGCGGATCAGGAGCATGGGTGCCGACTACCTGGCCTATTCCCTCATCGACCTCGTCGTAGACGACTACTTTACGGTGCTCGAAGGGATGGGAGAACGGATCGAGGATCTCGAAGAGCGGGTACTGACGGAAGCAACAACTGCAACGACGCGGGTCCTTCAGCAGCTGAAGCGCGAGCTGATTGCGGTGCGAAGGAGCGTGTGGCCCCTTCGCGAGCTGCTGGCGGCATTGGGGAGGCGGGAATCTTCTCTGATTTCCGACCAGGTTGCTGTCTACCTGCGTGACGTCTACGACCATGTGGTCGAGCTCATCGATACGGTGGAAGCCGACAGGGAGATGCTGGCCGGAATCCACGACATCTACCTCTCGACCCTCTCCAACCGGATGAACGAGATCATCAAGTTCCTCACCATCATCGGGACCATCTTCATCCCCCTCACCTTCATCGCAGGCGTATATGGAATGAACTTCGAACACATGCCGGAGCTGCACTGGCGGTACGGATACTTCGGCGTCCTCATCCTGATGCTCCTCGTGGCCCTCTCCCTCCTCGGGTTCTTCAAGCACAAGAAGTGGCTCTGA
- a CDS encoding branched-chain amino acid ABC transporter substrate-binding protein, whose product MKKLVVLMCLCLATVACTKKEKEADVIRIGAAGPLTGDMAVFGQDQVNGMKLAIDEWNAKGGVLGKKIVMVEGDDQRDPKQAVSAANKLVNEGVAAVVGHFNSNCSIPASAVYHKAGVPQISHGSTNPQLTEQGFASLFRICGRDDQQGKVSAVYATDVLKAKKVAILHDKTTYGQGLADEFRKGLGDKAQVVAYDGIGVGEKDYSPVVTRIKAANPDLVFFGGIYVEGGLLIKQFKAVGGTAPFIGGDGIMSGELVKIGGPATEGTYATFGPDTKEVPSAKGFNENYRNRFGEPGVYSVYAYDATNIILQALQKVGAVDGKKLADAIRGIDYNGALGHIQFDAKGDVKESPYVVWKVEEGKWQQVK is encoded by the coding sequence ATGAAAAAGCTTGTCGTGCTGATGTGCCTGTGTCTGGCGACGGTTGCCTGCACGAAGAAGGAGAAGGAAGCGGATGTCATCAGGATCGGCGCGGCAGGTCCGCTGACGGGAGATATGGCGGTGTTCGGCCAGGACCAGGTGAACGGCATGAAGCTCGCCATCGACGAGTGGAATGCGAAAGGGGGCGTCCTCGGCAAGAAGATCGTGATGGTGGAGGGAGACGATCAGCGCGACCCGAAGCAGGCGGTCTCGGCAGCCAACAAACTCGTGAACGAAGGGGTCGCCGCTGTGGTCGGCCATTTCAACAGCAACTGCTCCATCCCCGCGTCGGCCGTGTATCACAAGGCAGGCGTCCCCCAGATATCCCACGGCTCCACCAACCCGCAGCTGACCGAGCAGGGATTCGCCAGCTTGTTCCGGATCTGCGGGCGCGATGACCAGCAGGGGAAGGTCTCGGCTGTCTATGCGACGGACGTGCTCAAGGCGAAAAAGGTGGCGATCCTCCACGATAAGACGACATACGGACAGGGACTTGCCGACGAGTTCAGGAAAGGTCTGGGCGACAAGGCGCAGGTGGTTGCCTATGATGGAATCGGCGTCGGAGAGAAGGATTACTCCCCCGTCGTGACCAGGATCAAGGCGGCCAACCCGGATCTCGTCTTCTTCGGCGGCATCTATGTGGAAGGCGGGTTGCTCATCAAGCAATTCAAGGCGGTAGGCGGCACCGCACCGTTCATCGGCGGCGACGGCATCATGAGCGGGGAACTCGTGAAAATCGGTGGACCCGCCACCGAAGGTACATATGCGACCTTCGGCCCGGATACGAAAGAAGTCCCCTCGGCGAAAGGGTTCAACGAGAACTACCGGAACCGCTTCGGCGAGCCGGGCGTCTACTCCGTCTACGCCTATGATGCCACTAACATCATCCTGCAGGCGCTCCAGAAGGTTGGCGCGGTGGATGGGAAGAAGCTTGCCGATGCCATCAGAGGGATCGACTACAACGGTGCTCTCGGCCACATCCAGTTCGACGCCAAGGGTGACGTTAAGGAGTCGCCGTATGTTGTGTGGAAGGTGGAAGAGGGGAAGTGGCAGCAGGTTAAGTAA
- the xerC gene encoding tyrosine recombinase XerC gives MKEEIERFCRHLAIVRNVSPHTTAAYRVDLLQFLDFVSRERGSISPGEVDHLLIRRFMALLHKDHRKSSIGRKIAAIRAFFKFLLREGVVARNPAELVSTPKKEKKVPFHLSIDEVTALVEAPRGSDPATLRDRAMFELLYSCGIRVSELTGMNVESIDIDSGIGRVLGKGNKERIVPVGRHARAALAAYLAERGNPPGDAPLIVNLKGGRLTRRSVARSIDKHILRLATMKKVSPHTLRHTFATHMLEAGADLRAIQELLGHASLSTTQKYTHVSIDRLMEVYDKAHPRK, from the coding sequence ATGAAAGAAGAGATAGAGCGGTTCTGCCGCCACCTCGCCATTGTCCGTAACGTGTCTCCTCACACGACCGCCGCCTACCGTGTCGATCTCCTGCAATTCCTCGACTTCGTGAGCCGTGAAAGGGGAAGTATTTCTCCGGGGGAGGTGGATCATCTCCTTATCCGGAGGTTCATGGCTCTCCTGCACAAGGACCACCGGAAGAGCTCCATCGGCAGGAAGATCGCGGCAATAAGGGCGTTCTTCAAATTTCTCCTTCGGGAGGGGGTTGTGGCGCGAAACCCGGCGGAGCTGGTTTCCACGCCGAAAAAGGAGAAGAAGGTGCCCTTTCACCTCTCCATAGACGAAGTGACGGCGCTGGTGGAGGCTCCCCGGGGCTCAGATCCGGCCACTCTGCGGGACCGGGCGATGTTCGAGCTCCTCTACTCCTGCGGTATACGTGTCTCCGAACTAACCGGGATGAATGTGGAGAGCATCGACATCGACAGTGGAATCGGGCGGGTCCTCGGCAAGGGGAACAAGGAGCGGATCGTGCCGGTGGGCCGCCACGCACGAGCTGCCCTCGCGGCATACCTTGCTGAACGGGGGAACCCTCCCGGCGACGCTCCTCTCATCGTTAACCTGAAAGGGGGGCGCCTTACCCGGCGCAGCGTCGCCCGGAGCATCGACAAGCACATCCTCCGGCTCGCCACCATGAAGAAGGTTTCGCCCCATACGCTGCGGCATACGTTCGCCACCCACATGCTGGAGGCGGGAGCGGACCTGCGGGCAATCCAGGAACTCCTGGGGCATGCCTCCCTTTCCACCACGCAGAAGTACACGCACGTCTCCATTGACAGGCTTATGGAGGTGTACGACAAGGCCCACCCCCGCAAGTAG
- a CDS encoding DUF362 domain-containing protein — translation MSKVVLERVAEYDPNLVAQGVERVLAPLGGIEKFVLPGERVLLKPNLLAAKSPEAAVTTHPEVVRAVVKLVQRAGGIPIIGDSPGYGSYSRITEKTGLSAVARETGAQLVEFSDSVEVQGSGTFRRFEIARPYLEADRIINLPKLKTHEMMTITCAVKNLFGAVVGARKAAWHLKAGSDRELFARMLVELSLLRVPDLTIVDAVIGMEGNGPGSGDPRHVGVLLAGTDPVAVDVVAAELAGIPRKLLYVERAARELGLPGSDRSNIELAGSPLEELRGAPFRLPHISDVQFGLPRFLKNRLRHYFTSRPCATERCRMCGICIEACPPRAISIEEGKLKFDYQRCIHCFCCRELCPDAALAVKQGLVLRLAAKIALIKTNFNRG, via the coding sequence ATGAGCAAGGTCGTTCTTGAAAGGGTCGCCGAATACGACCCGAATCTTGTCGCACAAGGGGTGGAGCGGGTACTGGCGCCGCTGGGGGGAATCGAGAAGTTCGTGCTCCCCGGCGAGCGGGTGCTGCTAAAGCCGAACCTTCTGGCCGCAAAATCTCCCGAAGCTGCTGTCACAACCCACCCAGAGGTGGTCCGCGCGGTAGTGAAGCTGGTGCAGCGGGCTGGGGGGATCCCCATTATCGGCGACTCCCCCGGCTATGGGTCATATTCCCGTATAACCGAGAAAACGGGACTTTCGGCGGTAGCCCGAGAGACCGGCGCCCAGCTGGTAGAATTTTCCGACTCGGTCGAGGTCCAGGGGAGCGGCACCTTCCGCCGGTTCGAAATCGCCCGCCCCTACCTGGAGGCTGACCGCATCATCAACCTGCCGAAACTGAAGACTCACGAGATGATGACAATTACCTGCGCGGTCAAGAACCTTTTCGGTGCGGTTGTCGGGGCGCGAAAGGCCGCCTGGCACCTCAAGGCGGGATCGGACCGGGAACTCTTTGCGAGGATGCTGGTAGAACTGAGCCTGCTGAGGGTTCCTGACCTGACGATCGTGGATGCGGTTATCGGCATGGAAGGAAACGGTCCGGGCAGCGGGGATCCCAGACACGTAGGCGTTCTGCTGGCTGGGACCGACCCGGTGGCGGTGGATGTCGTTGCCGCGGAGCTTGCCGGGATTCCCCGAAAGCTCCTCTACGTCGAACGGGCCGCAAGGGAGCTCGGCCTCCCCGGCAGCGACCGGTCGAACATCGAACTTGCGGGGTCTCCTCTGGAGGAACTGCGCGGAGCTCCCTTCAGGCTTCCCCACATTTCAGACGTCCAGTTCGGCCTCCCCCGGTTTCTCAAGAACCGCCTCCGCCACTACTTCACCTCCCGCCCCTGCGCCACTGAAAGGTGCCGGATGTGCGGCATATGCATCGAGGCATGTCCTCCACGAGCGATCTCCATCGAGGAGGGAAAGCTGAAATTCGACTACCAGCGATGCATCCACTGCTTCTGCTGCCGTGAGCTCTGCCCCGACGCCGCCCTGGCCGTCAAACAGGGACTGGTGCTGCGGCTGGCGGCGAAAATCGCCTTAATTAAAACTAATTTCAACCGCGGTTGA
- a CDS encoding efflux RND transporter periplasmic adaptor subunit produces the protein MKKYIIPGLLLAAGIALTAYFTIDRKPEVTYRTAKIERGDVVSAVAATGSLAAVVTVQVGTQVSGTIQKLFVDFNSPVKKGQVIAQIDPSLFSAQVEQSRGNHLSAQANLQKAKADLNDAKRSLERNRQLLKEGIVSQGDFDTAENRYAMAAAAAKAAEASVAQTRGSLTQAETNLRYSTIRSPVNGTVVSRNIDIGQTVAASFQTPTLFTIAQDLTKMQIDTSVDEADISKVKVGQTVSFTVDAYPEVRFAGTVRQVRNAPIVAQNVVTYVVVIDVDNREMKLKPGMTANVSIETSRRDNVLKLPAAALRFKPKTKDDKVMKSGGEAKGRPGGAPAEKGKHRTAPDEQQVWVLDAEQKPRPVKVRTGISGDGNVELMEGSLKEGDAVIVEQISPQKKPSGGMGGGMGGGRSPMGMRM, from the coding sequence ATGAAAAAGTACATCATTCCGGGCCTGCTTCTTGCGGCCGGCATTGCCCTCACCGCCTATTTCACCATCGACAGGAAGCCCGAGGTCACCTACAGGACCGCAAAGATCGAGCGTGGCGACGTCGTCTCCGCCGTGGCCGCCACCGGAAGTCTCGCAGCAGTCGTGACGGTCCAGGTGGGAACGCAGGTCTCCGGCACAATCCAGAAACTCTTCGTCGATTTCAATTCGCCGGTAAAGAAGGGGCAGGTGATCGCCCAGATAGATCCCTCCCTCTTTTCGGCGCAGGTGGAACAGAGCAGGGGAAACCACCTGAGCGCGCAGGCGAACCTCCAGAAGGCGAAGGCAGACCTAAATGACGCAAAACGCAGCCTGGAACGCAACCGTCAGCTTCTGAAAGAAGGGATCGTCTCCCAGGGGGACTTCGATACCGCCGAAAACCGCTACGCCATGGCGGCTGCCGCCGCTAAAGCCGCAGAAGCTAGCGTGGCACAGACCCGCGGCTCCCTCACCCAGGCCGAAACCAACCTCCGTTACTCGACCATCCGCTCCCCCGTAAACGGGACCGTCGTCTCCCGCAACATAGACATCGGGCAGACGGTGGCGGCATCGTTCCAGACACCTACCCTCTTCACCATCGCGCAGGATCTCACGAAGATGCAGATCGACACCAGTGTGGACGAGGCCGATATAAGCAAGGTAAAGGTGGGGCAGACGGTTTCCTTCACCGTTGACGCCTACCCGGAGGTCCGCTTCGCGGGCACCGTGCGCCAGGTTAGAAATGCCCCCATAGTAGCCCAGAATGTAGTTACTTACGTGGTGGTCATAGATGTCGATAACCGGGAGATGAAGCTCAAGCCGGGAATGACGGCCAACGTAAGCATCGAGACATCGCGCAGGGACAATGTGCTCAAGCTGCCGGCGGCAGCCCTCCGGTTCAAGCCGAAGACGAAGGATGACAAGGTGATGAAGTCGGGGGGGGAAGCGAAAGGTCGCCCGGGCGGAGCACCCGCCGAAAAAGGGAAACACAGGACAGCCCCGGACGAGCAGCAGGTATGGGTCCTGGATGCGGAGCAGAAGCCACGGCCGGTAAAGGTACGTACCGGCATATCCGGAGACGGTAACGTGGAGTTGATGGAAGGGAGCCTCAAGGAAGGAGATGCGGTGATCGTCGAACAGATAAGCCCGCAGAAGAAGCCGTCGGGCGGCATGGGCGGCGGCATGGGTGGCGGACGTTCCCCCATGGGAATGAGAATGTAG